A DNA window from Paenibacillus andongensis contains the following coding sequences:
- a CDS encoding putative holin-like toxin, producing the protein METFQAIMIMFAFGMFILALLTYIDKRK; encoded by the coding sequence ATGGAAACTTTCCAAGCGATTATGATTATGTTTGCGTTCGGAATGTTCATTCTGGCGCTGCTAACATATATCGATAAAAGAAAGTGA
- a CDS encoding sulfite oxidase-like oxidoreductase: protein MLFGQKPQEQNDRVPPGQTLTQGWPVLHYGSVPYYNDMSKWNLRLFGLVEEEFQISYKDFMALPRKEFANDIHCVTTWSKLDNVWEGIAVSELMSKVKLKPEATHVMLHAEHGWTTNLPLEDFLRETSFLGIRHNGELLTPDHGAPVRMVVPHLYFWKSAKWLRGIEFMPKDKPGFWERNGYHMYGDPFKEQRYDFD from the coding sequence ATGTTATTTGGGCAAAAGCCGCAGGAACAGAATGACCGTGTTCCCCCTGGCCAAACGCTGACACAAGGCTGGCCTGTGCTTCATTACGGATCCGTGCCTTACTATAATGATATGAGCAAATGGAATCTGCGTCTTTTTGGCTTAGTTGAGGAGGAGTTCCAGATCTCGTACAAAGACTTCATGGCTCTTCCGCGCAAAGAGTTCGCAAACGACATTCACTGCGTAACTACATGGTCCAAGCTGGACAATGTATGGGAAGGCATTGCTGTTTCTGAGCTTATGAGCAAAGTGAAGCTGAAGCCGGAAGCAACCCATGTCATGCTGCATGCGGAGCATGGCTGGACGACGAATCTTCCGCTCGAGGACTTCCTTCGTGAGACATCTTTTCTGGGCATCAGACACAATGGTGAGCTGCTGACACCTGACCATGGGGCTCCGGTTCGCATGGTCGTGCCGCATCTGTACTTCTGGAAAAGCGCGAAGTGGCTGCGCGGCATCGAGTTTATGCCGAAGGATAAGCCGGGGTTTTGGGAGCGGAATGGGTACCATATGTATGGAGATCCCTTCAAGGAGCAAAGATACGATTTTGATTAG
- the gcvH gene encoding glycine cleavage system protein GcvH, translated as MSEVQANLFYTKEHEWVEKLSDTVVRVGITDFAQDQLGDIVFVELPKVGTSVTANESIGSVESVKTVSDIFSPVSGKVTAVNSSLEGSPELVNSAPFSEGWMVEVEVTGAEALEGLLTPAEYASYIGND; from the coding sequence ATGAGTGAAGTACAAGCCAATTTATTTTACACCAAAGAGCATGAGTGGGTAGAGAAGCTTTCGGATACAGTAGTTCGCGTAGGCATTACTGATTTTGCCCAAGATCAATTGGGGGATATTGTGTTTGTGGAGCTTCCTAAAGTCGGAACATCCGTTACCGCGAATGAAAGCATAGGCAGTGTGGAATCGGTTAAAACGGTTTCGGATATTTTCTCGCCTGTTTCGGGCAAAGTAACAGCAGTAAATAGTTCCTTGGAAGGTTCACCTGAGTTGGTAAACAGTGCACCATTCAGTGAAGGTTGGATGGTTGAAGTCGAAGTTACAGGTGCTGAAGCTTTGGAAGGCTTACTAACGCCAGCTGAATATGCATCTTACATCGGTAACGACTAG
- the gcvT gene encoding glycine cleavage system aminomethyltransferase GcvT, protein MLKRTPLFPIYAEHGARVIDFGGWELPVQFAGIQKEHDAVRQQAGLFDVSHMGEVRVNGEDALPFLQKITTNDVSKLEAGQCQYSLMCYPTGGVVDDLLVYKLGENNYMLVINASNIDKDVEWMKQNLTGRVELVNISDETAMLALQGPQAELILAKLTEAPIQSLKTFRFLPEADVAGIKALLSRTGYTGEDGFELYVDQKDAVKLWKLLLEAGQEQGLVPAGLGARDTLRFEARLPLYGQELSKDITPLEAGLSFFVKLDKGDFIGRDVIADQKANGTPRKLVGIEMVERGIPRPHYAVFNTDGQQIGEVTTGTQSPTFKTNVGLALIDSAYSTLGTELNVEIRGAQVKAKVVATPFYKRKP, encoded by the coding sequence ATGCTAAAACGAACACCGCTCTTCCCGATTTATGCGGAGCATGGAGCGCGAGTCATTGATTTTGGAGGCTGGGAGCTGCCCGTGCAGTTCGCTGGTATTCAAAAAGAGCACGACGCCGTCAGGCAGCAGGCCGGGCTTTTTGACGTGTCCCATATGGGAGAAGTCCGAGTAAACGGAGAAGACGCCCTTCCTTTTCTGCAAAAAATAACAACGAATGATGTATCCAAGCTGGAAGCTGGCCAATGCCAATATAGCCTTATGTGTTATCCGACTGGTGGCGTTGTAGACGATCTACTCGTTTACAAACTTGGTGAAAACAACTACATGCTGGTCATCAATGCATCTAATATCGATAAAGATGTGGAATGGATGAAGCAAAACCTCACGGGCCGTGTGGAATTAGTCAACATTTCAGATGAAACGGCGATGCTCGCGCTGCAGGGACCGCAAGCGGAACTGATTTTAGCTAAACTTACAGAAGCGCCAATTCAATCCTTGAAAACGTTTCGCTTCCTTCCTGAAGCGGATGTTGCCGGGATTAAAGCACTCCTATCTCGTACCGGATACACAGGGGAAGATGGCTTCGAGCTCTATGTAGATCAAAAGGACGCTGTAAAGCTGTGGAAGCTGCTTCTTGAAGCAGGTCAAGAGCAGGGACTCGTACCAGCAGGCTTAGGCGCTCGTGATACCTTGCGTTTTGAAGCTCGTCTCCCCCTTTACGGGCAAGAGCTTTCCAAGGATATTACACCGCTAGAGGCTGGACTTTCATTTTTTGTGAAGCTGGATAAGGGAGATTTCATAGGTCGTGACGTGATCGCTGATCAAAAGGCAAACGGTACACCTCGCAAGCTCGTTGGCATCGAAATGGTCGAACGCGGCATTCCGCGTCCGCATTATGCCGTTTTCAATACGGATGGTCAACAGATCGGTGAAGTCACGACAGGGACACAATCTCCTACTTTCAAAACGAATGTGGGCTTAGCTTTAATCGATTCCGCTTACAGTACACTGGGCACGGAATTGAATGTTGAGATTAGAGGGGCACAGGTCAAAGCCAAAGTTGTTGCTACCCCTTTTTACAAAAGAAAACCTTAA
- the gcvPA gene encoding aminomethyl-transferring glycine dehydrogenase subunit GcvPA: protein MKHRYLPITEQDQKEMLETIGISSMEEMFQDIPQKVRFQGELNVSKALDEQGLLRYMRGLAGRNADFDRYASFLGAGIYDHHLPVVINHVISRSEFYTAYTPYQPEISQGELQAIFEFQSYICELTGMAVANASMYDGATALAEAGALASGATKRSRLLVSRAVHPEARAILRTTARGLNLEVVEIGLTPEGVTDFEDLTSKLSDDAAAVILQSPNFFGCLENIGAAEPLAHGAGALLVVSANPLTLGLLEAPGKLGADIVVGDCQPLGIPAALGGPTCGYFAVAESWMRRMPGRIVGQTVDRDGKRGFVLTLQAREQHIRREKATSNICSNQALLALCASVYLSTMGKQGIQDVGKLNVQKAHYAANRLAASTKISLPFAGSFFNEFAVKLPDGTNVQELNSKLLQKNIIGGYDLGRDYPELAGHMLIAVTEQRTREDIDTFAADLEELV, encoded by the coding sequence ATGAAGCACCGCTATTTGCCAATTACGGAACAGGATCAGAAAGAAATGCTGGAAACCATCGGCATCTCATCCATGGAGGAGATGTTTCAAGATATACCTCAGAAGGTTCGCTTTCAAGGCGAACTGAACGTGTCGAAGGCGCTGGATGAGCAAGGACTGCTGCGCTATATGCGCGGTCTGGCGGGTCGCAACGCCGACTTTGACCGGTATGCCAGCTTCCTCGGCGCTGGCATCTACGATCATCACCTTCCGGTGGTGATCAATCATGTCATCTCGCGCTCAGAGTTCTACACAGCGTATACGCCCTATCAACCGGAAATCAGCCAAGGCGAGCTGCAGGCGATTTTTGAGTTTCAGTCATACATCTGTGAGCTCACCGGCATGGCCGTAGCGAACGCCTCGATGTACGATGGCGCAACGGCGCTGGCGGAAGCCGGCGCCTTGGCTAGCGGAGCGACGAAGCGCAGCCGACTGCTCGTCTCAAGAGCGGTGCACCCGGAGGCGCGCGCGATCCTGCGCACGACCGCCCGCGGGCTGAACTTGGAAGTGGTCGAGATCGGTCTCACGCCAGAGGGCGTGACCGACTTCGAGGACCTCACTTCCAAGCTCAGCGATGACGCGGCCGCCGTCATCCTCCAATCGCCGAATTTCTTCGGCTGCTTGGAGAATATCGGGGCCGCTGAGCCCCTCGCGCACGGCGCGGGCGCACTGCTCGTCGTGAGCGCGAATCCGCTCACGCTCGGGCTGCTCGAGGCGCCGGGCAAGCTCGGCGCTGACATTGTCGTCGGCGACTGCCAGCCGCTCGGCATCCCAGCTGCGCTGGGCGGGCCGACGTGCGGCTACTTCGCCGTCGCCGAGAGCTGGATGCGCCGCATGCCTGGGCGCATCGTGGGCCAAACCGTTGACCGCGATGGCAAACGCGGTTTCGTCCTTACGCTCCAAGCGCGGGAGCAGCACATTAGACGTGAGAAAGCCACGTCTAATATTTGCTCCAACCAAGCGCTTCTCGCGCTTTGCGCATCCGTGTACTTGTCCACGATGGGCAAGCAAGGCATTCAGGACGTTGGCAAGCTCAACGTCCAAAAAGCCCATTACGCGGCAAACCGCCTAGCCGCGTCTACGAAAATCTCGCTGCCATTCGCAGGCAGCTTCTTCAATGAATTTGCCGTCAAACTGCCGGACGGCACGAACGTGCAGGAGCTGAACAGTAAGCTCCTGCAGAAGAACATCATCGGCGGCTACGACCTCGGCCGCGACTATCCCGAGCTCGCCGGTCATATGCTGATTGCCGTCACCGAGCAAAGAACGCGCGAAGATATCGATACCTTCGCAGCTGATCTGGAGGAACTCGTATGA
- the gcvPB gene encoding aminomethyl-transferring glycine dehydrogenase subunit GcvPB, whose product MSENNVNVKSDGKALIFEMSHPGRVAYSLPESDVPEVNLNDLLPAKFRRQNEPDLPEVYEVDVIRHYTALSRRNFGIDNGFYPLGSCTMKYNPKINEDVARFPGFAKIHPYQPEESLQGAMELLYNLQNDLEALTGMDRVTLQPAAGAHGEWTGLMMIRSYHESRGEKRTKVICPDSAHGTNPASATVAGFETITIKSGERGLVNLDELRKAVGPDTAALMLTNPNTLGLFEEQIIEIAEIVHAAGGLLYYDGANANAIMGITRPGDMGFDVVHLNLHKTMSTPHGGGGPGAGPVGVKEKLIPFLPTPLVAKREDGSFYFDYNYPQTIGRVKGFYGNFGILVRAYTYIRTLGPEGLRKVSEYAVLNANYMLARLTPYFDVPHPRFCKHEFVLSGNRQKKLGVRTLDIAKRLLDFGYHPPTIYFPLSVEECIMIEPTETESKQTLDEFIDTMIAISKEVEENPELVKNAPYTTVVSRMDEALAARKPVLNCSCG is encoded by the coding sequence ATGAGCGAAAACAACGTGAACGTGAAATCAGACGGCAAAGCGCTCATCTTTGAAATGAGCCACCCAGGCCGTGTCGCCTATTCACTGCCTGAATCCGATGTGCCAGAAGTTAATTTGAATGACCTCCTGCCAGCCAAGTTTAGGCGCCAGAACGAACCTGACCTGCCAGAAGTATATGAAGTAGACGTCATCCGTCACTATACGGCGCTTTCACGTCGCAACTTCGGTATCGACAACGGCTTCTATCCACTCGGCTCGTGTACGATGAAATACAACCCAAAAATCAACGAAGACGTAGCCCGCTTCCCTGGCTTCGCCAAAATACATCCGTACCAACCGGAAGAATCGCTACAAGGAGCAATGGAGCTGCTCTACAATCTCCAAAATGACCTTGAAGCCCTCACCGGCATGGACCGCGTAACCCTACAGCCTGCGGCTGGCGCTCATGGCGAGTGGACCGGACTGATGATGATCCGCTCCTACCACGAGAGTCGCGGCGAGAAGCGGACCAAAGTCATCTGTCCCGACTCTGCACACGGCACTAACCCTGCCAGCGCCACTGTTGCCGGGTTTGAAACCATAACCATCAAATCGGGCGAGCGCGGCCTCGTGAATCTTGATGAGCTTCGCAAAGCCGTTGGTCCCGATACCGCCGCTTTAATGCTAACGAATCCGAACACACTCGGCTTGTTCGAAGAACAAATCATCGAGATTGCTGAGATCGTGCATGCCGCAGGCGGACTGCTCTATTATGACGGCGCTAACGCCAACGCCATTATGGGCATCACTCGCCCCGGCGACATGGGCTTCGACGTCGTGCATCTCAATCTGCACAAAACCATGAGTACCCCGCACGGCGGAGGCGGACCTGGAGCAGGCCCCGTTGGTGTCAAAGAAAAGCTGATCCCGTTCTTGCCCACTCCACTCGTTGCAAAGCGCGAAGACGGCAGCTTTTATTTCGACTACAACTACCCGCAAACGATCGGCCGCGTCAAAGGGTTCTACGGCAACTTCGGCATCCTCGTCCGCGCGTACACATATATTCGTACACTCGGTCCAGAAGGATTACGCAAAGTGTCCGAGTATGCCGTCTTGAATGCGAACTATATGCTTGCTAGACTGACACCATACTTTGATGTGCCTCACCCCCGCTTCTGTAAGCATGAATTCGTGCTTTCCGGCAACCGCCAGAAGAAGCTCGGTGTACGTACACTCGATATTGCCAAAAGATTGCTCGATTTCGGCTATCACCCGCCAACGATCTACTTCCCGCTCAGCGTTGAAGAATGCATCATGATCGAGCCTACAGAAACCGAAAGCAAACAAACCTTGGACGAATTCATTGACACCATGATCGCCATCTCCAAAGAAGTCGAGGAGAACCCGGAACTCGTCAAAAATGCTCCCTATACCACCGTCGTCAGCCGTATGGACGAAGCGCTTGCTGCCCGCAAGCCTGTCCTTAACTGTTCTTGCGGATAA
- a CDS encoding helix-turn-helix domain-containing protein produces MTKPWFYRLLFSYLPVFFMITSVLIVLIILSISQLSKKEAENANKTYALHIMQSVDYALKTIDEYVIKELQTNQRIDQFFDNRFEGNPYYSAYEVTELIRGMMNYNKFIDSVYFYRVSDRMVISPNTMITSDRFGDKVFIEEMMKSPSQYQLTNQRIFKEFAEMDQRKAVISLVRKIPLLSGQKGIVVVNISMDSIARMVGDMSNSKISFIEVYDPEGKQLMASENGDGAAGSRKRGSELTRIHSTYTNWEYRSGLKDDYLFTFTSVFSYVWIGLGLVMVVLGGIWMTYVTYRNYRPIKLIMSRIHAYSELKSMGAPGKKQDEFQYIDRAIGNLMELSSRYEKQHEEDIVFRRRHFFKEWLEGSRAVDYEDWKAEMNRLQLPSGFGQLAAAVIEMDKYMEVCRMFSQKDQELLKFVLSRVVYETAEPLGLTVWAEWTATHRLSVVIFADQDAKNSEKLAANLCENVRFWVEQHLHFRITLGVGHVVGQVQELVHSYEAAIHVLRFKSTLGTNQVLYHWESEASAEKEMYKHLPLVKSLAQSFRLGDKGWKPALEQLFTELKVGLFSYDEIRNLMNYLVYHLHREMMELSADIQELWNVALPQLNEVIEQFDTIEDLYAAWFHMLEEVSQRMAAIREDRSTHAVMTQVRSYVETHYADPELSLTSLSERFQLHASHVSRAFKEEFGEKFVDYLVKIRMEQAKKLLQSSRDSVQDIGSMVGYTHAISFIRAFKKYTGVTPGDYRKQE; encoded by the coding sequence ATGACCAAACCATGGTTTTATCGGCTTTTATTCTCCTATTTGCCTGTATTTTTCATGATCACATCCGTGCTCATTGTGCTTATTATTCTTTCGATTAGCCAACTGTCCAAAAAAGAAGCTGAAAATGCCAATAAAACGTATGCTTTACATATCATGCAGTCGGTTGACTATGCCTTGAAGACGATAGACGAATATGTGATCAAGGAGCTGCAGACAAATCAGCGGATTGACCAGTTTTTTGACAACAGATTTGAGGGAAATCCTTATTACTCGGCTTATGAAGTCACAGAATTGATTCGCGGGATGATGAATTACAACAAGTTTATTGATTCGGTTTATTTTTACCGGGTTTCTGACCGAATGGTCATTAGTCCAAACACGATGATAACGTCAGACCGTTTCGGCGATAAAGTATTTATTGAAGAAATGATGAAGAGCCCTTCTCAGTATCAGTTGACGAATCAGCGGATCTTTAAAGAATTTGCGGAAATGGATCAGCGTAAAGCCGTCATTTCTTTAGTACGAAAGATTCCCCTGTTATCCGGGCAAAAAGGTATCGTCGTTGTCAATATCAGTATGGATTCTATTGCAAGAATGGTCGGTGATATGTCCAATTCAAAGATCAGTTTCATCGAGGTATATGATCCCGAAGGTAAACAGCTGATGGCATCCGAAAACGGAGATGGAGCAGCAGGATCTAGGAAAAGAGGGTCTGAGCTGACCCGAATCCATTCAACTTATACAAACTGGGAATACCGAAGCGGTCTCAAGGATGACTATTTATTTACCTTCACTTCAGTATTCTCCTATGTATGGATCGGATTGGGACTAGTTATGGTTGTTCTCGGCGGGATCTGGATGACCTATGTGACATATCGCAATTATCGGCCGATTAAGTTGATTATGTCCCGTATCCATGCTTATTCCGAACTGAAGTCGATGGGCGCCCCTGGCAAGAAACAAGACGAATTCCAATATATTGACAGGGCCATAGGCAACCTCATGGAGTTATCCAGCCGCTATGAGAAGCAGCATGAGGAAGATATCGTATTCCGGCGGCGGCACTTTTTCAAAGAATGGCTGGAAGGCAGCCGGGCGGTCGATTATGAAGATTGGAAAGCCGAGATGAATCGGCTGCAATTGCCTTCTGGCTTCGGTCAGCTTGCTGCAGCGGTCATCGAGATGGATAAGTATATGGAAGTATGCCGAATGTTCTCTCAAAAGGATCAAGAACTGCTCAAATTTGTACTAAGCCGTGTCGTTTATGAAACGGCTGAACCGCTTGGCCTGACTGTATGGGCGGAATGGACGGCTACACACAGGCTAAGTGTCGTGATATTTGCTGATCAAGATGCCAAAAACAGCGAGAAGCTCGCGGCCAATTTGTGTGAGAATGTACGCTTCTGGGTCGAGCAGCATCTGCATTTCCGCATTACGCTCGGTGTCGGGCATGTGGTTGGACAAGTACAAGAGCTCGTTCATTCTTACGAGGCTGCCATCCATGTTCTTCGTTTTAAATCGACCTTAGGAACGAATCAAGTCCTGTATCATTGGGAATCCGAAGCGTCCGCCGAGAAGGAAATGTATAAGCACTTGCCCCTGGTCAAATCACTTGCTCAGTCATTTCGCTTGGGGGACAAGGGTTGGAAGCCGGCCTTGGAGCAACTTTTCACCGAATTAAAAGTCGGGTTATTCTCCTACGATGAGATCCGCAATCTAATGAATTATTTGGTTTATCATTTACACCGGGAGATGATGGAGCTTTCAGCCGACATCCAAGAATTGTGGAACGTGGCGCTGCCTCAGCTGAATGAAGTTATTGAACAGTTCGATACGATCGAAGACTTATATGCAGCGTGGTTTCACATGTTAGAGGAAGTATCCCAGCGGATGGCAGCTATTCGCGAAGATAGAAGCACACATGCGGTCATGACCCAGGTTCGCTCCTACGTGGAGACCCATTATGCAGACCCAGAGTTATCGCTTACCTCGCTAAGCGAGCGGTTTCAGCTTCATGCCTCGCATGTCAGCCGTGCCTTCAAAGAGGAGTTTGGCGAAAAATTCGTCGATTATCTCGTTAAGATCCGGATGGAACAAGCGAAAAAGCTTCTCCAAAGCAGCCGTGACTCCGTCCAGGATATCGGGAGCATGGTTGGATACACGCATGCGATATCGTTTATACGCGCCTTCAAGAAGTATACCGGCGTCACGCCCGGCGATTACCGTAAGCAAGAGTAA